One Asterias rubens chromosome 8, eAstRub1.3, whole genome shotgun sequence genomic window, tcgacaatatcatcaatcattaatgatgaataaatacagtttcctttgtgcttactaattagtatgagctaaattatttcatcgaagctaatgacgatgaaataatttagctcataccaattagtaaacacaaaggaaactttatttattcatcattaatattgatattgtcgaaaactaacgccttcgcatttaattagtttgagcattgagtcagattaaagccttgaaaagctattgtgtccattttatccttccaaaaaaatattcgagagccgattattgttcccaatgggagcttgtacttttatacaaacattaccgaaagggtaaaaaattgtgcataaatattaagctatcttttaaaaattgaactacgattccagttatttactgcaagaatcttgaaaaattggttttcagaaactcgggcggtgcagggactagagggttaactacaatgcttctggaatggtcaaattacattaattggcaaggtcagaataaatacttccaggctaacacagcttaaagaagaactccaaggtaaaaattcaattttgggtttgaacaatttgtatggggaattattggtttatcctcattgtcgctaagcaatcaaaacggcgttgaatttgacattttgacaaatttgacaaaactggaagggtgttgaatacaaatttgaatttgacctttgagttcctatttaaactgtaaggttgttccataaatccaaactatcacaactatcacatctcttatgattttgatacgtatttgcaaacattttgtgcaagaacttctttaactacaacgcttatggaatggtcaacattaatcagatgcatcatgagatgaacagtaagccctgaactctcgaatagtgctgctcttcacaccgcctttgagttcaaacacaaccaattcaatgaactcccaaacgccagaacactcctcctggtagctcaagtcgaagacaatgtgttttgaaacacacatccagtgctttcacaagggatgactgttcaaatgcatttgctcaaaaattacgaacacttgctgtggagccagtgcagacccacctaatatcagcatggttgcgatctggtgtccctgttgatgtctttcaaatactggtccaaacttgtgttttcctgcataaaggggaataatattaaacacaataggttaaatttcaatgggggtgcagtacaaattgtatgacacgtgtatattgtctgtaatgaacttaaagtattgtaatattacaattaaaccaattttgctgtaaaataatgatttaatctgattgtcttaaggatggggtacacacaatgtcagattaaaccattattttatatcaatagtggtttaattatcatattacaacacttatagatcaatagagacaacgttccagtactgcaatgtatgtgcaatacaatttgtacatgatgtacatgcacataaatttaaaaaagtacaaatacaaattgaaataaaataaaataaataaacaaatacataggggcttaaaaaataaacaaatcaacaaaaggttcaatgatggagacttgcagttctggaataaggtgataggatcccaggaggagagataattttggtgctatatatgcaatcccacataacagtaggctacctgaaaactttgatttttcttgatctttatctgatttttctttttgttctttttctttcgtccttttttttgtgtgggggggggggtgagatttcttgaataattcctttaacaggttaaaataaacaaagggtagatgtgtttgtgcgattcccctctcccagaatttgcattttaagtcagttgtatcatttgtcagtatcttgtaaagacaaaatgttgaaaagttatttgattgttcttctgaacaaatgagagattaaagttagcccaatcattggcctgatgcaccgtggctgtatgcagtggtgaagctttaacacagtggcgatgtacatgtgtacaatggtcttcaacgatgcatgctgtacgtgtactatgtgcacaatacggggaccattgatcagacctacgtatgtatttgtgatattcaagtcactgttcaaaagtgttgtcagtcaaaatatgacgttcaactgtccctttatctgtgctaactcgtgctaacgagtcgtgtatagtctatcactacagataataacatcaatacagaaatatgttatagtacttaccttcaaacgtctcaactaaatgagggaagttccactcaagaaggtttttttttcatgagatccatttcgttacgttgtgtgtggttacactgtggtactgcagagcgcgaccccagcagacaagtcacacgctgcgtattttgcacaatacttgagtaaaatatcgtggtttactaaacaccatgtaaacttttacaaccagttcagtaaaatttgcataatatgtgtttaaagttgctaagttatgtaaactattagttttactaactatttgagtagttttttatttacacaaacattttgtttaaatttttcattaatttttacttatgttaagtattttttcacttaacacatttaacataacttttttttaccattctttttctgagtgtagatgcgactagtcttaaaatgaaatcgaatgaccgttttttagttgcattcgatttcgtgtgactagtcttaaaatgaaatcgaatgaccgttttttagttgcattcgatttcgtgtgactagtcttaaaatgaaatcgaatgaccgttttttagttgcattcgatttcgtgtgactagtcttaaaatgaaatcgaatgaccgttttttagttgcattcgatttcgtgtgactagtcttaaaatgaaatcgaatgaccgttttttagttgcattcgatttcgtgtgactagtcttaaaatgaaatcgaatgaccgttttttagttgcattcgatttcgtgtgactagtcttaaaatgaaatcgaatgaccgttttttagttgcattcgatttcgtgtgactagtcttaaaatgaaatcgaatgaccgttttttagttgcattcgatttcgtgtgactagtcttaaaatgaaatcgaatgaccgttttttagttgcattcgatttcgtgtgactagtcttaaaatgaaatcgaatgaccgttttttagttgcattcgatttcgtgtgactagtcttaaaatgaaatcgaatgaccgttttttagttgcattcgatttcgtgtgactagtcttaaaatgaaatcgaatgaccgttttttagttgcattcgatttcgtgtgactagtcttaaaatgaaatcgaatgaccgttttttagttgcattcgatttcgtgtgactagtcttaaaatgaaatcgaatgaccgttttttagttgcattcgatttcgtgtgactagtcttaaaatgaaatcgaatgaccgttttttagttgcattcgatttcgtgtgactagtcttaaaatgaaatcgaatgaccgttttttagttgcattcgatttcgtgtgactagtcttaaaatgaaatcgaatgaccgttttttagttgcattcgatttcgtgtgactagtcttaaaatgaaatcgaatgaccgttttttagttgcattcgatttcgtgtgactagtcttaaaatgaaatcgaatgaccgttttttagttgcattcgatttcgtgtgactagtcttaaaatgaaatcgaatgaccgttttttagttgcattcgatttcgtgtgactagtcttaaaatgaaatcgaatgaccgttttttagttgcattcgatttcgtgcgaaatagaataggctggtggttaaattggctgctcattttccgaaattgaccgagaaaacctatatataaaaagctctccattgcttgttaccaagttagtttgtatgctaaacattattttgagtaatcaccaatagtgtccatcctGCCTTTAAATCAGTATCAAATGATCCAAAAAGTTATAGTTCCTAAATCACTTGAAAGTTTAGGTGCAAAGTGCAAAGTGCAAAGTGCAAAGTTCGAGCATCAAGGCTCGAATTGTCTAAAGCTGCACAACTAAAAACAACAGCAGGACTATCTGACAACTTCCAACTTGGAAAATATCCCTAAAAGTCATCCTCAGGCATCCCAAAGCAAACAAtgctatgcaacaagggtgtcgaccttttttttcttttttttttcttgcaacttcgatgaccattcgagccaaaactttcacagacttgttagtttatgcatacgttggggggatacaccaagtacgatactggtctttgacaataataccaaaAACTatatacactgcctttaaatccacCAAAAGCAATAGTGTAGCCCAGCCTGGTAATTCCTTTTCCATTTATTAAATGCCGACCGATTTACTAGCGGTGGAATGTCTGCTACACTATTACACTAATGGGAAATATAATCATTTGATAGTCTTTCGATTTTTCTATCATCAAGTCTCTCTCTTCTCTTTTAAAATCACACATGCACTTCGCCTCACCCCATCTTCAGTAAGCCAACACGGTGTCGGTGATATTGAACGTCGGTATCGCATACTATACATTCACTCTAACGAACGGTGTTTCCCGCCAAAAAAATCAACACAGCACTTCGTTTAGATTGTCGTCTGCGTTACTCGCGGCAGTGTGTAGAACAGAATTGATTTCGCTTTTAACACCGGGACGGGGCTGTAGATTACTTGCTCGACAAGTGCAGAAGAACTAGTtcgtgtattaaaaaaaaatattaatcgATATACCACACTAGGCCGGGATCGAGGACGGAAATTGACCGATAGATTCATCCCTGATTCTCGTTCTACTATCCTCATCTACGAGGAAACCTCGTCTTCTTTTTCTCGAGACGAGGAAGTTCTCCACCGAAATCAGATACAAGACGTCAACAGTAATGCCGGCATCGAATTCGAACAATGGTCCCCGGTTATTCGCGTGGAGCAGGTTTGTATTACATGAGACCATACGGATTTAAAACCCGGTGTCAATATTTGTGCAGTTTATCACTGTCGTGTAATGTGTAATCGACACCCAGGGACGGCACACACGAATTTTCAGTCCTCCTATTATATTCCACAGTGGGTGACGAGGTACGAAAACGGGGCATGGAGTAACTGAATGCGCTCTTTGCTTAGATTATAAAACGAGACTAGATTTCCGTTCGATTCTGATTCCGAACTGAGCCGCTTTGTTGCCCTTTTCTGCACCGGTGTCTGTGTTCTGCAGTATTGCAGGGTTTGGATGATCAAAAGCTATTTGTTGGACTACAATGTTAAGACGGCAGGCGAAAGTAAAAAGTAACATGAAAggccggctccctctgaagtaacgtagttttgaaactaacccaaataattgttaaaagatttcagacctgaagcctttttaaggcATCGAGCTGAaagcatgaaatgtttttgtGCAAGATGggtatttgtttctttcaatactctcttgcaacttcggtgaccaattgagacaaaattttcacaggtttgtcatttaaagccactggacactattggtaattgtcaaagaccagtcttctcacttggtgtatctcaacatatgcacaaaataacaaacctgtgacaatttgagctcaattggtcgtcggagttgtgagctaactatgaaagagaaaaaaacacccttgtcacaagaagttgtgtgctttcagatgcttgatttcgagacctcaaattctaaacttgaggtctcgaaatcaaattcgtggaaaattatcgaaaactacgtcacttcagagggagccgtttctcacaatgttttatactattaacctttccccattactcgttataaaGTGAGGTTTTaggctgataattattttgagtaattgccaatagtgtccactgcctttaagcttgatGTTCGGTGTCTGTGTTCAGTATTGCAGGTTTTGGATGATCAAAAGCCGTTTGTTTGACTATAATGTTAAGACGGCAGGCGAAAGTACCATGAAAGGtaggttccctctgaagtaacgtagatttgagaaagaggtaatttctaacccAAATAATTACCACAAGATTTTAGGCCTGAAGACTTTTTAAGGCATTGAGCTGAAAGCATGAcagttattttgtgcaacattggtattttttctttcattattctcttcatTCGGTCaccaattgagtccagattttcacatgtttgttgttaaatGCATAACGTGTtggtacagcaagtgagaagacttgtttttgacaaaattattaCCACGGTGTCGTTCCGGAAATTCACGAAAGACACACCATCAAAAGTATTTTAATTTAATCTTCTTGGTGTATCAGCTTTTTCGAGCCAACTTTATTGAGAGGTTCGTCGTAGCACCAATCAAGTCCATCGAGAggttaccacccccccccccctaaccccCTCCACTCCTCATCAAAAAGAGGCCAATGATGTTTAGGATCAGCTTGATAACTATTGGGACAGGGTGGGGAACGTCGTAAACTTTTTCATTAGAAACATACAAATAACTGCaaataattgcaaaaaataTACTCTTCCACGGTTTTTCATGAGCACTAGCAATCCTCGTGCACAAGTTGCCGTTCATTTTCCAAGCGCGTTTCACAACTATTCTACGAACGATAAACACGACCGCTCTGCTTCCTTCATTTCAAACAAGGTGGAAACCCccaaaatgtttaacaaaattgtCGAGCATTTCAACGATGAAATTTTGTCTCTACGTTAACAGAATGGTGACCACGAAGATGAACGACTGCAGGGAATAAATAGTTTTGCATGTCGGTGCTACAGGGTGGCTACCGATGAATTGAAGTACCGCCATCATCGGCTGGAGCGTTGATCGGTATTTATCACGGAATACGGATCGCGGAAAACCAGGGCGCAAAACGGAAGACTAGCGGCATGTctgagcgccctcttgtgaccaATACACAATAAAGGGTGTAGACATAACTTTCATGTTCCTAAATTCCCACAATGGGGGTTAAAataatgtcaatgttgttttaaatcaaTGTTTCAAATCAGCGAAGTGTTGTGCAATGTCAAAGTTAAACTGTTTAATGAATGTAAAGCCTCATATTCCGGTAGACTTATTATGTATTGGGCCATACGTTTCTATGCAAGAAGATTGGTATAATCACCACTTATAGATGATAGAGGGCGCTCGTCCAAATACTACTAGATTCACAGGTTAAATTGGTgtacaaatacaatacaaaatattcaAGTGATATAAACCTCAACAACATTATGGTTAAAGCAAACAACAAATAACTCTGATAAAAACTCGTCAAGTACAGAATGTTAATTTAAGTATTCAACCATCAACAAATTATCCTTCTTCAAAAGAAGGGTCAGaaatattaaatgaaataaagaaaacatcTTGATTTACAAATTTAACCGTCAACAAATTATCCTTCTTTGGAAGAAGGGTCAGAAATATTACAAGAAATCTGAAAATATCATGCAGAGAGAACCTTTTGAGATACAGTGAAAGCACTcaacaaattcaatttttttttaagtattgcATTATTGTCGCTCCAGGgcgccccactcaattttttgcGCATGAAAGAAATTTGCCTGAAGCATCGTTTTGTGCTTAAAAACTTATGTGACATTGTGCCCAGAAATTTGCCtgaaacattgttttgtgcttaaaaacTTACGTGACATTGTGCCCCCACGCATTCACGCACTCCTTCACTCATTCCTAACAATCGACTGTCGACTATTGTgaatttaaaaattgtaaattagtttttttctctaattatgaagaaaaaattcAACAACTAACAGTGGATGAAGAGATCTTTTCGATTACGTCCAGAACCAACATGGTTTGTCAACTAATTGATCCGTCCAAATTGCCTTTAGGTCGTGATAAGGTACACCATGAGTGGTTATAATATTACGGAATTTACAATAAGAGTACGTCGATCTCCTGTTCGAAAACTGTCGATTCATGATTAGATTTATCTTCAACTTTTCAAGACAGACTCCAACGAAGACGTCTTCAAGATGCAGAAGTTTGGTATTGAGAGACACTGCGTAGATTCGTCCGGGTAAATCACCGGATAATACAAACCCTCCGCCTGAAAGCCACGGTGGGTAAACGTCTCCGGGAAATAACTCCTTCGACATGTACCACTTGCTGTTCGTATTTCGAATTGGAGCCTCACCACCTATCTTCATCCCGACGGCAAGATCCGTTTTGgcaatctcagacttgaaaaTGTAGTTTAAGATGTTGCGGTAGCTGACGTACATATCGTCGTCCGTCTTCATAACAAAAGAAGCTTGCGGGCAATGAGTACTTGCCCACTTCATCGCCATCATGGTCTTCAACGACAGG contains:
- the LOC117293193 gene encoding beta-1,3-galactosyltransferase 1-like; its protein translation is MSRKIPIPLRVFCVSLLVIYLWKIRGPAEIVPRTEVDVDKLSLVEWLQKDDLNLTKNKEWSSQSYTEYLTKAYEPTDEEHVNPHNFKLLLDEPMACMDVESATPKRVVLLVLISTVHANYGRRQAIRETWGSLEEIGGLPVVTLFLLARSKHLETSLHEESAVYHDLLMEDFDDTYKNLSLKTMMAMKWASTHCPQASFVMKTDDDMYVSYRNILNYIFKSEIAKTDLAVGMKIGGEAPIRNTNSKWYMSKELFPGDVYPPWLSGGGFVLSGDLPGRIYAVSLNTKLLHLEDVFVGVCLEKLKINLIMNRQFSNRRSTYSYCKFRNIITTHGVPYHDLKAIWTDQLVDKPCWFWT